Proteins from a single region of Chrysiogenia bacterium:
- a CDS encoding glycosyltransferase family 2 protein: protein MSKQHEIPAGCLSVVVPAYNEGASIAEILRLVDGRPEVGEILVVDDGSADDTCAVVEGLGLKKLRLVRQGENRGKGAAVRRGMREARCDYVIIQDADLEYEPGDYPALLAPLIAGKAGAAYGNRFHAGQPGRMSPLYYLANRVLSFYSNLLTGYRLGDMETCYKLFPRELAGKLELHEDRFGFEPEVTAELARLGVSIAQVPVAYHPRTREEGKKIGWRDGVRALLVITRSAFRRSSLAG from the coding sequence ATGAGCAAACAGCACGAAATTCCGGCCGGTTGTCTCTCCGTGGTAGTGCCCGCCTACAACGAGGGGGCGAGCATTGCCGAAATCCTTCGTTTGGTGGACGGCCGTCCCGAAGTGGGGGAGATCCTTGTTGTGGACGACGGTTCGGCCGACGATACCTGCGCCGTGGTGGAGGGACTGGGCCTCAAGAAACTGCGCCTTGTTCGGCAGGGAGAAAACCGGGGTAAGGGCGCGGCGGTGCGTCGCGGAATGCGCGAGGCACGTTGCGACTACGTCATCATCCAGGACGCGGACCTCGAATACGAGCCCGGCGACTATCCCGCGCTACTGGCGCCGCTGATCGCGGGGAAGGCCGGCGCGGCCTACGGCAACCGCTTTCACGCAGGCCAGCCCGGTCGCATGAGCCCGCTCTACTACCTGGCCAATCGGGTGCTGAGCTTCTACTCGAACCTGCTCACCGGCTACCGGCTCGGCGACATGGAAACCTGCTACAAACTCTTCCCGCGCGAGCTGGCCGGAAAGCTGGAGCTTCACGAGGACCGTTTTGGATTCGAGCCCGAGGTCACCGCCGAGCTGGCGCGGCTGGGCGTCTCCATCGCCCAGGTGCCCGTTGCCTATCACCCGCGGACACGTGAAGAGGGCAAGAAGATCGGCTGGAGAGACGGCGTGCGGGCCTTGCTCGTGATCACGCGCAGTGCCTTCCGGCGCAGCAGCCTTGCCGGTTGA
- the lepA gene encoding translation elongation factor 4 yields the protein MDQKFIRNFCIIAHIDHGKSTLADRMLDVTGALSEREKKAQFLDKMDLERERGITIKASAARLLYKDPADGQEYQFNLIDTPGHVDFTYEVSRSLKACEGAILVVDAAQGVEAQTLQNVYMAVDAGLEVIPVLNKIDLPAAEPEKVKAEIEEVIGIDAHDAICISAKSGLNVPDVLKAVVDQLPPPKGDPEKPLRALIFDSWFDSYLGVVALVRVVDGRLKKGDRIKLMSTGLNFEVTTIGAYSPHPIKLPALETGEVGFISAAIKSVSEARVGDTITTWERGATQALAGFKEPVPTVYAGIFPIDSSQYEVLKDALSKLKLNDAALAYEPETSTALGFGFRVGFLGLLHMEIVQERLEREFDLDLITTAPNVQYRVTTEDGEVCEIHKPSDLPDGKIETIEEPYIQANLYCPTDQVGAVIKLCEERRGQQKELKYLSPTRTVVVYELPFAEVVLDFHDKLKSVTRGFASFDYTPLGYRASNLVRLNILVNGEPVDALSLIVHRDKAYYKGRELAAKMKEIIHRQMFDVAVQAAIGTRVIARETVKAYRKNVTAKCYGGDITRKRKLLEKQKEGKKRMKQVGNVEIPQEAFLAVLKVD from the coding sequence GTGGACCAGAAATTCATCCGAAATTTTTGCATCATCGCGCACATCGACCACGGAAAATCGACCCTGGCCGACCGGATGCTCGATGTGACCGGCGCGCTCAGCGAGCGCGAGAAGAAGGCCCAGTTCCTCGACAAGATGGATCTCGAGCGCGAGCGCGGGATCACCATCAAGGCCAGCGCTGCGCGCCTGCTCTACAAAGACCCTGCCGACGGGCAGGAATACCAGTTCAATCTGATCGATACCCCCGGACACGTGGACTTCACCTATGAAGTTTCGCGCAGTCTCAAGGCCTGCGAGGGTGCCATTCTCGTCGTGGACGCCGCCCAGGGGGTCGAGGCCCAGACCCTCCAGAATGTCTATATGGCCGTCGACGCCGGGCTCGAAGTGATTCCCGTGCTCAACAAGATCGACCTGCCGGCGGCCGAGCCTGAAAAGGTCAAAGCCGAAATCGAGGAAGTCATCGGCATTGACGCCCACGATGCCATCTGCATCTCGGCCAAGTCGGGGCTCAATGTGCCCGACGTGCTCAAGGCCGTGGTCGATCAGTTGCCGCCGCCCAAGGGTGATCCAGAAAAGCCGCTTCGCGCGCTGATTTTCGACTCGTGGTTTGATTCTTACCTGGGTGTCGTCGCGCTCGTTCGCGTGGTGGACGGGCGTCTCAAGAAGGGCGACCGCATCAAGCTGATGAGCACGGGCCTCAATTTCGAGGTCACGACCATCGGGGCCTACTCGCCGCACCCCATTAAGCTACCGGCGCTCGAAACCGGCGAAGTGGGTTTCATCTCGGCCGCGATCAAGAGCGTTTCCGAGGCGCGCGTGGGCGATACGATCACGACGTGGGAGCGCGGCGCTACCCAGGCGCTCGCCGGGTTCAAGGAACCGGTGCCGACGGTCTATGCCGGTATCTTCCCCATCGACAGCTCCCAGTACGAAGTGCTCAAGGACGCGCTCTCCAAGCTCAAGCTCAATGATGCGGCGCTGGCCTACGAACCCGAGACCTCGACGGCGCTGGGCTTTGGCTTCCGCGTGGGCTTTCTGGGCCTGCTGCACATGGAAATCGTGCAGGAACGCCTTGAGCGCGAGTTCGATCTCGATCTCATCACGACCGCCCCGAACGTGCAGTACCGCGTGACCACGGAAGACGGGGAGGTCTGCGAGATCCATAAGCCTTCCGACCTTCCCGACGGCAAGATCGAGACGATTGAAGAGCCCTACATCCAGGCCAACCTCTACTGCCCTACCGACCAGGTCGGCGCCGTGATCAAGCTCTGCGAGGAACGGCGTGGCCAGCAGAAGGAACTCAAATACCTGAGCCCGACGCGCACGGTGGTGGTCTACGAGCTGCCCTTCGCCGAGGTGGTTCTGGATTTCCATGATAAACTCAAGAGCGTCACGCGCGGCTTTGCCAGCTTCGACTACACGCCGCTGGGATACCGGGCCTCGAACCTCGTGCGGCTCAATATCCTGGTCAACGGCGAGCCGGTCGACGCGCTCTCGCTGATCGTCCATCGCGACAAGGCCTACTACAAGGGCCGCGAGCTGGCGGCGAAGATGAAGGAAATCATCCACCGTCAGATGTTCGATGTGGCGGTGCAGGCGGCGATCGGCACGCGGGTCATTGCCCGCGAGACGGTCAAGGCCTATCGCAAGAACGTGACGGCCAAGTGTTATGGCGGCGACATTACGCGAAAGCGCAAGTTGCTCGAGAAACAAAAAGAGGGGAAGAAGCGCATGAAACAGGTGGGCAATGTGGAGATCCCGCAGGAAGCCTTCCTTGCCGTGCTGAAGGTTGATTGA
- the lepB gene encoding signal peptidase I: MSDSSDSETLISADVSFSTLRRNAKQAIREVRWVLKKHGEALQPRLREKLEEYEERLVAGIDSKDVEVLGAAYLEAADCLENEAQPFRKSAVRDYLEVIVLALLLALTSRTFIIQAFKIPSESMVPTLLVGDYLLVSKLSYGLHKPGGGWLMTWDEPERGDVVVFITPQDKDLPLLQQRDFIKRVIAVGGESVAYRNRTIYINGEPIEDPWGHFDTSPLFDRPDFGPVTVPEGHFFMMGDNRNNSEDSRVWGFAPMDLVVGKAEVIYYSHDNSLFNIRWDRVATGIE; this comes from the coding sequence ATGAGCGATTCCAGCGATTCCGAGACACTGATATCTGCCGATGTTTCCTTTTCCACGCTTCGCCGAAATGCCAAGCAGGCGATTCGGGAAGTGCGCTGGGTCCTCAAGAAACACGGTGAGGCCCTTCAGCCGCGGCTTCGGGAAAAACTCGAAGAGTATGAAGAGCGCCTGGTCGCGGGAATCGACTCGAAAGACGTGGAAGTGCTCGGCGCCGCCTACCTCGAAGCGGCCGATTGTCTTGAAAACGAAGCCCAGCCCTTCCGCAAGTCCGCTGTTCGCGACTACCTCGAAGTTATCGTTTTGGCACTGCTGCTGGCACTGACCAGCCGCACCTTCATCATTCAGGCGTTCAAGATCCCTTCCGAGAGCATGGTGCCCACGCTTCTGGTGGGCGACTACCTGCTCGTCTCGAAGCTCAGCTACGGTCTGCACAAACCGGGCGGCGGATGGCTGATGACCTGGGATGAGCCCGAGCGCGGCGACGTGGTGGTCTTTATCACGCCACAGGACAAGGACCTGCCGCTCCTTCAACAGCGTGATTTCATCAAGCGCGTGATCGCCGTGGGCGGTGAGAGCGTCGCCTATCGCAACCGTACGATCTACATCAACGGCGAGCCGATTGAGGACCCCTGGGGTCACTTCGACACGAGCCCGCTGTTCGACCGTCCCGACTTCGGCCCTGTGACCGTGCCTGAGGGACACTTCTTTATGATGGGTGACAACCGCAACAATTCCGAGGACTCGCGTGTCTGGGGCTTTGCGCCCATGGACTTGGTCGTCGGAAAGGCGGAGGTCATCTACTACTCCCACGACAATTCGCTCTTTAACATTCGCTGGGACCGGGTGGCGACGGGAATCGAGTAA
- the tadA gene encoding tRNA adenosine(34) deaminase TadA yields MKNSNDEDLKWMRAALRQAAAAERREEVPVGSVVVLNGEIIGRGYNLRETSHDPTSHAEIRAIRQATRRLGDWRLDGATIYITLEPCLMCMGAIKNARISRLVFGASDPKQGASKLATRARAAKDGNDKPLEVCGGVLADEASVQLKNFFRHRRSKARRS; encoded by the coding sequence ATGAAGAATTCCAACGACGAGGACCTCAAGTGGATGCGCGCAGCGCTGCGACAAGCGGCCGCTGCCGAGCGCCGCGAGGAAGTGCCCGTGGGCAGCGTTGTTGTGCTGAACGGGGAGATCATTGGGCGCGGCTACAACCTGCGAGAGACGAGTCACGATCCGACTTCCCATGCCGAGATCCGAGCCATCCGTCAGGCCACCCGCAGGCTTGGTGACTGGCGCCTGGACGGGGCAACGATCTACATCACGCTTGAGCCCTGCCTGATGTGCATGGGGGCGATCAAGAACGCGCGTATCTCTCGGCTGGTGTTCGGGGCGAGCGACCCCAAGCAGGGGGCTTCAAAGCTCGCAACGCGCGCGCGCGCGGCCAAAGACGGCAACGATAAACCGCTTGAGGTTTGTGGCGGGGTGCTGGCCGATGAAGCTTCAGTCCAACTGAAGAATTTTTTCCGCCATCGCCGTTCGAAGGCGCGGCGTTCATAA